A single Cryptococcus neoformans var. grubii H99 chromosome 7, complete sequence DNA region contains:
- a CDS encoding vacuolar protein sorting-associated protein VTA1: MQNVNIPADSVPLGLKHIEQILKRAKELKQAEPIVSYWCSFSAAQKALKVQNRTKEDTLFLMSLIDALEQMKVIMGNNEAIHSEAAGAAYIENFALKVFMSADNDDRAGNTGKATIRKFVVAGQFIEVLRCFEHGMTEEMEQKLQYARWKAADGAKALREGRTPKPGPPVTEDEALLPAPPAGSPDGLSQGVHSPPNALSGSRNGSFSSTVRPTVPSPPAMSPRLSPSQNPQNNTNVDVAPLDACTADNLGTTRSQNSGSGAWSTVATPGLPDDENSQIHFDLNRTEVPPSNALGTPLEERSPSGERRNVRFTGPDGAPLSPASTYNTVSSYDAPPPPPPTYISSPVASSKSLSSAPSVPVVGDPPEGRPRGDSSASARSNDRHNQPATHIPEVSARGAASATTIPKPKTAPTSSSGPRTSAVPSLINVPPAPPPSLASVPSLPPTLHPQSHDLGLTSPPISLTPAPKSLSRKDVEQTQKHAKWAISALDFDDYETAKSELRKALDLLGG, encoded by the exons ATGCAAAACGTGAATATCCCGGCTGATTCAGTGCCGCTAGGCCTGAAGCATATCGAACAAATCCTCAAGAGGGCAAAAGAGCTCAAACAAGCTGAGCCTATCGTCTCTTATTGGT GCTCCTTCTCTGCCGCTCAGAAGGCTTTGAAGGTGCAAAACAGAACCAAAGAAGACACCTTATTTCTCATGTCCCTTATTGATGCATTGGAGCAG ATGAAAGTCATCATGGGAAACAATGAAGCCATCCACAGTGAGGCAGCCGGTGCCGCATACATTGAAAACTTTGCTCTTAAGGTATTCATGTCTGCCGATAATGACGACCGCGCTGGTAATACGGGAAA AGCGACAATAAGGAAGTTCGTTGTAGCCGGACAATTTATAGAAGTTCTCCGTTGTTTTGAGCATGGTATGACAGAAGAG ATGGAGCAAAAACTGCAGTACGCGAGATGGAAGGCCGCGGACGGCGCAAAAGCTTTACGAGAAGGGAGGACACCAAAACCCGGACCGC CAGTTACGGAGGACGAGgctctccttcctgctcCGCCAGCTGGCTCCCCAGATGGGTTGTCCCAAGGTGTCCATTCGCCTCCTAATGCTCTCAGTGGATCTCGAAATGGCTCCTTCTCGTCCACTGTCCGCCCAACAGTTCCTTCGCCACCCGCAATGTCACCTCGCCTCTCACCGTCTCAAAACCCCCAAAACAATACCAATGTCGACGTGGCCCCCCTCGATGCCTGTACAGCTGATAACTTAGGCACAACGAGAAGTCAAAATAGCGGGTCTGGAGCTTGGAGCACAGTGGCCACTCCCGGTTTGCCTGACGATGAGAATTCCCAGATCCACTTCGATCTCAACAGGACCGAGGTTCCTCCGTCGAATGCATTGGGTACACCTCTCGAGGAGAGGTCTCCTTCTggcgagaggaggaatgtgAGATTTACGGGTCCCGATGGAGCGCCTCTTTCTCCAGCTTCGACATACAACACTGTTTCGTCATACGATGCCCCtccgccgccaccacccACTTATATTTCCTCCCCTGTGGCCTCCTCGAAATCGCTCTCGTCTGCGCCTTCCGTTCCAGTAGTGGGCGACCCACCCGAAGGTCGTCCAAGGGGCGACTCATCAGCTTCAGCACGGTCTAACGATCGTCACAACCAACCTGCGACGCACATCCCGGAAGTCAGTGCACGTGGGGCTGCATCTGCCACCACCATTCCCAAACCAAAGACTGCCCCTACTTCCAGCTCGGGCCCTCGCACGTCCGCTGTTCCTTCGTTGATCAATGTACCGCCTGCTCCACCTCCCTCTCTTGCGTCtgtcccttccctcccaccgactctccatcctcaatcCCACGATTTAGGCTTGACGTCTCCGCCCATATCGTTAACACCTGCGCCTAAGAGTCTGAGCAGGAAAGATGTCGAGCAGACGCAAAAACACGCAAAATGGGCCATCAGTGCGTTGGACTTTGATGATTACGAGACCGCAAAAAGTGAATTGAGGAAAGCTTTGGATTTGCTAGGCGGATAA
- a CDS encoding Swi5-dependent recombination DNA repair protein 1 produces MRKENLLHLPSCARISRHFPLNVIGSVCVVILLSIISLISDSMSNPSTSQALILWESSPGPPFVSASSTTNISSASLIDLIGPLKRQEKENRTTYATSIDPTYDDDGPSITSRWVINKVFARFLTFHLRVSTRKPCIPVLIPSGDVVRQIHDPFCKGRERLLSKTRCVQGVPFSSVGSKKRRRELENPFMAADTADTASKASTLLDPSAGRYHSMALIKRQRLTVAQVPKPDLPRNRHDTVKPFHSVSHPWPIDQKGDPVYILNRESRQHLCHSLIPSIPASFEIQYPQASAVKYIAQRQFLRTFLPIVNYGYNPNRLITYHSRVTMATDKAAARGQVAVARSSNYTNPVNGHQVQDPPSIIQPMIVRQLIFPTSHSPSPTIIEDTHHRFIMPEYDNPAIDDYDVMEVRSEYDGELYDMAREHSDANYQTPAQEQKLLARAPKKRPLVNRITLRPRSPSPDVFLSKTQDENSNKHRRSNEDDGISDSCEGQWRVGRIPGHQGCHSTSGRKVTGSDSESGGQKRSLSQSISGQAERVLKKPFRPPTRMTLPKASPKPPVSSLAGDTPDSTSGKTIISTPSTATSISTLTDSTLNSQAKWTSSHRSTKLTKPFKTPIRSDRSNAPSPSSSSLSSTHRGDQATILTVQNEVMLLKKAVKYDNEDSAGRLEELIIQWRNAGREMVERFFSLIPRPLDDSPLQTSSAYAHNNFSSDWYKGSSTLELTPQQQDYLAKAPLNKDAEPVDTEGNLLFENEEDQDVVKYLQKLGENKMYAVKKSSQMRRTAMNELKVDDYSTCRNAEESSSNEWNYGSLMRGLGVDPPLLGWDACAEDWIDFS; encoded by the exons atgaggaaggaaaatctactacatcttccatcctgCGCACGGATCTCCAGACACTTCCCTCTTAATGTTATCGGATCTGTATGCGTTGtcattctcctctccatcatctcgcTCATCTCAGACTCAATGTCTAATCCCAGTACATCCCAGGCTCTCATACTGTGGGAATCTAGTCCTGGCCCTCCTTTTGTATCGGCCTCTTCAACTACAAATATTTCCTCAGCGTCCCTCATTGATCTGATAGGGCCCTTGAAGAGgcaggaaaaagaaaaccgAACGACCTATGCTACCTCGATAGACCCTACATATGAT GATGATGGCCCATCGATCACTAGTCGATGGGTAATAAACAAAGTCTTTGCGCGTTTCCTCACTTTTCACTTGCGTGTGTCCACTCGGAAGCCATGTATTCCGGTCCTTATTCCATCAGGCGATGTGGTCAGACAAATCCACGATCCCTTTTGCAAGGGGAGGGAAAGACTACTGAGCAAGACCAGGTGTGTTCAAGGGGTTCCATTCTCCTCGGTCGGGTCTAAGAAACGTCGCCGAGAGCTGGAAAACCCCTTCATGGCAGCAGACACAGCAGACACAGCGAGCAAGGCGAGCACACTCCTTGACCCTTCAGCAGGACGTTATCATTCCATGGCCCTCATAAAGCGACAGCGGCTTACTGTCGCCCAAGTGCCGAAACCTGATTTACCACGAAATCGCCATGACACGGTCAAGCCATTCCATTCGGTCTCCCACCCTTGGCCCATTGACCAGAAGGGCGATCCCGTTTACATACTCAATCGGGAATCCCGCCAGCACCTCTGTCACTCTCTGATCCCTTCTATCCCAGCTTCCTTTGAGATACAATACCCTCAAGCATCGGCAGTTAAATACATAGCTCAAAGACAATTTTTGCGAACCTTCCTGCCGATTGTAAACTATGGATACAACCCAAACCGACTCATCACCTATCACAGTAGGGTTACCATGGCCACCGACAAAGCTGCAGCCAGAGGACAAGTAGCTGTTGCCAGATCGTCAAATTACACTAATCCAGTCAATGGACATCAAGTTCAAGACCCCCCTTCCATCATACAGCCCATGATAGTGAGACAACTTATCTTCCCGACATCTCATAGCCCTTCCCCCACCATCATCGAGGACACGCATCATAGATTTATTATGCCAGAGTACGATAACCCTGCCATAGACGACTATGATGTGATGGAGGTCAGAAGCGAATATGATGGGGAGCTCTACGATATGGCGCGTGAGCATTCCGATGCAAACTATCAGACGCCTGCTCAAGAGCAGAAGCTATTGGCCAGGGCACCGAAGAAGCGTCCTCTAGTCAACAGGATCACGCTCCGACCCAGATCTCCATCTCCCGATGTCTTCCTCTCAAAGACGCAAGATGAGAATTCTAACAAGCATCGGCGTTCAAATGAGGACGATGGAATTTCCGATTCATGCGAAGGGCAATGGAGGGTAGGGAGAATTCCTGGGCATCAGGGGTGCCATTCAACGTCTGGGAGAAAAGTAACTGGAAGCGATTCAGAGAGCGGCGGGCAAAAAAGGTCTTTGAGCCAG AGTATCTCAGGACAGGCCGAACGAGTTTTGAAGAAGCCATTCCGCCCACCCACTCGCATGACACTCCCTAAAGCTTCGCCTAAACCACCAGTGTCTTCTCTCGCAGGTGACACACCAGACTCTACGTCCGGCAAAACCATCATCTCAACTCCCAGTACCGCCACCTCCATTTCCACTTTAACCGATAGCACGCTAAATTCGCAGGCAAAGTGGACATCATCTCATCGCTCCACCAAATTGACAAAGCCGTTCAAGACTCCTATAAGATCTGATCGCTCTAacgctccttctccttcttcgtcttccttaTCATCTACTCACCGAGGTGATCAAGCCACAATACTGACTGTCCAAAACGAAGTGATGCTGTTGAAGAAAGCAGTCAAATATGACAACGAGGATTCTGCCGGGCGTTTGGAGGAATTGATAATACAATGGCGCAACGCGGGTCGTGAAATGGTGGAACGCTTTTTCTCACTTATTCCTCGACCTTTAGACGACAGTCCTCTCCAGACTTCGTCCGCTTATGCTCACAATAATTTCTCGTCTGACTGGTATAAGGGTTCTTCAACCCTTGAACTCACTCCCCAGCAACAGGACTACTTGGCAAAAGCACCCCTGAACAAAGATGCCGAGCCGGTGGATACTGAGGGAAATCTGCTGTTTGAAAACGAAGAAGACCAGGACGTAGTGAAATATCTTCAAAAACTGGGAGAAAATAAGATGTACGCAGTCAAAAA AAGCTCTCAGATGAGGAGAACAGCTATGAATGAGTTAAAAGTGGACGATTATTCAAC TTGCAGAAATGCGGAAGAATCGTCGTCCAACGAGTGGAATTATGGCAGCCTCATGCGCGGACTCGGTGTGGACCCACCATTGTTGGGCTGGGATGCTTGCGCCGAGGATTGGATCGACTTTTCGTAG
- a CDS encoding Swi5-dependent recombination DNA repair protein 1, variant, with amino-acid sequence MLSDLTSQALILWESSPGPPFVSASSTTNISSASLIDLIGPLKRQEKENRTTYATSIDPTYDDDGPSITSRWVINKVFARFLTFHLRVSTRKPCIPVLIPSGDVVRQIHDPFCKGRERLLSKTRCVQGVPFSSVGSKKRRRELENPFMAADTADTASKASTLLDPSAGRYHSMALIKRQRLTVAQVPKPDLPRNRHDTVKPFHSVSHPWPIDQKGDPVYILNRESRQHLCHSLIPSIPASFEIQYPQASAVKYIAQRQFLRTFLPIVNYGYNPNRLITYHSRVTMATDKAAARGQVAVARSSNYTNPVNGHQVQDPPSIIQPMIVRQLIFPTSHSPSPTIIEDTHHRFIMPEYDNPAIDDYDVMEVRSEYDGELYDMAREHSDANYQTPAQEQKLLARAPKKRPLVNRITLRPRSPSPDVFLSKTQDENSNKHRRSNEDDGISDSCEGQWRVGRIPGHQGCHSTSGRKVTGSDSESGGQKRSLSQSISGQAERVLKKPFRPPTRMTLPKASPKPPVSSLAGDTPDSTSGKTIISTPSTATSISTLTDSTLNSQAKWTSSHRSTKLTKPFKTPIRSDRSNAPSPSSSSLSSTHRGDQATILTVQNEVMLLKKAVKYDNEDSAGRLEELIIQWRNAGREMVERFFSLIPRPLDDSPLQTSSAYAHNNFSSDWYKGSSTLELTPQQQDYLAKAPLNKDAEPVDTEGNLLFENEEDQDVVKYLQKLGENKMYAVKKSSQMRRTAMNELKVDDYSTCRNAEESSSNEWNYGSLMRGLGVDPPLLGWDACAEDWIDFS; translated from the exons ATGTTATCGGATCT TACATCCCAGGCTCTCATACTGTGGGAATCTAGTCCTGGCCCTCCTTTTGTATCGGCCTCTTCAACTACAAATATTTCCTCAGCGTCCCTCATTGATCTGATAGGGCCCTTGAAGAGgcaggaaaaagaaaaccgAACGACCTATGCTACCTCGATAGACCCTACATATGAT GATGATGGCCCATCGATCACTAGTCGATGGGTAATAAACAAAGTCTTTGCGCGTTTCCTCACTTTTCACTTGCGTGTGTCCACTCGGAAGCCATGTATTCCGGTCCTTATTCCATCAGGCGATGTGGTCAGACAAATCCACGATCCCTTTTGCAAGGGGAGGGAAAGACTACTGAGCAAGACCAGGTGTGTTCAAGGGGTTCCATTCTCCTCGGTCGGGTCTAAGAAACGTCGCCGAGAGCTGGAAAACCCCTTCATGGCAGCAGACACAGCAGACACAGCGAGCAAGGCGAGCACACTCCTTGACCCTTCAGCAGGACGTTATCATTCCATGGCCCTCATAAAGCGACAGCGGCTTACTGTCGCCCAAGTGCCGAAACCTGATTTACCACGAAATCGCCATGACACGGTCAAGCCATTCCATTCGGTCTCCCACCCTTGGCCCATTGACCAGAAGGGCGATCCCGTTTACATACTCAATCGGGAATCCCGCCAGCACCTCTGTCACTCTCTGATCCCTTCTATCCCAGCTTCCTTTGAGATACAATACCCTCAAGCATCGGCAGTTAAATACATAGCTCAAAGACAATTTTTGCGAACCTTCCTGCCGATTGTAAACTATGGATACAACCCAAACCGACTCATCACCTATCACAGTAGGGTTACCATGGCCACCGACAAAGCTGCAGCCAGAGGACAAGTAGCTGTTGCCAGATCGTCAAATTACACTAATCCAGTCAATGGACATCAAGTTCAAGACCCCCCTTCCATCATACAGCCCATGATAGTGAGACAACTTATCTTCCCGACATCTCATAGCCCTTCCCCCACCATCATCGAGGACACGCATCATAGATTTATTATGCCAGAGTACGATAACCCTGCCATAGACGACTATGATGTGATGGAGGTCAGAAGCGAATATGATGGGGAGCTCTACGATATGGCGCGTGAGCATTCCGATGCAAACTATCAGACGCCTGCTCAAGAGCAGAAGCTATTGGCCAGGGCACCGAAGAAGCGTCCTCTAGTCAACAGGATCACGCTCCGACCCAGATCTCCATCTCCCGATGTCTTCCTCTCAAAGACGCAAGATGAGAATTCTAACAAGCATCGGCGTTCAAATGAGGACGATGGAATTTCCGATTCATGCGAAGGGCAATGGAGGGTAGGGAGAATTCCTGGGCATCAGGGGTGCCATTCAACGTCTGGGAGAAAAGTAACTGGAAGCGATTCAGAGAGCGGCGGGCAAAAAAGGTCTTTGAGCCAG AGTATCTCAGGACAGGCCGAACGAGTTTTGAAGAAGCCATTCCGCCCACCCACTCGCATGACACTCCCTAAAGCTTCGCCTAAACCACCAGTGTCTTCTCTCGCAGGTGACACACCAGACTCTACGTCCGGCAAAACCATCATCTCAACTCCCAGTACCGCCACCTCCATTTCCACTTTAACCGATAGCACGCTAAATTCGCAGGCAAAGTGGACATCATCTCATCGCTCCACCAAATTGACAAAGCCGTTCAAGACTCCTATAAGATCTGATCGCTCTAacgctccttctccttcttcgtcttccttaTCATCTACTCACCGAGGTGATCAAGCCACAATACTGACTGTCCAAAACGAAGTGATGCTGTTGAAGAAAGCAGTCAAATATGACAACGAGGATTCTGCCGGGCGTTTGGAGGAATTGATAATACAATGGCGCAACGCGGGTCGTGAAATGGTGGAACGCTTTTTCTCACTTATTCCTCGACCTTTAGACGACAGTCCTCTCCAGACTTCGTCCGCTTATGCTCACAATAATTTCTCGTCTGACTGGTATAAGGGTTCTTCAACCCTTGAACTCACTCCCCAGCAACAGGACTACTTGGCAAAAGCACCCCTGAACAAAGATGCCGAGCCGGTGGATACTGAGGGAAATCTGCTGTTTGAAAACGAAGAAGACCAGGACGTAGTGAAATATCTTCAAAAACTGGGAGAAAATAAGATGTACGCAGTCAAAAA AAGCTCTCAGATGAGGAGAACAGCTATGAATGAGTTAAAAGTGGACGATTATTCAAC TTGCAGAAATGCGGAAGAATCGTCGTCCAACGAGTGGAATTATGGCAGCCTCATGCGCGGACTCGGTGTGGACCCACCATTGTTGGGCTGGGATGCTTGCGCCGAGGATTGGATCGACTTTTCGTAG
- a CDS encoding vacuolar protein sorting-associated protein VTA1, variant 2, translating to MQNVNIPADSVPLGLKHIEQILKRAKELKQAEPIVSYWCSFSAAQKALKVQNRTKEDTLFLMSLIDALEQMKVIMGNNEAIHSEAAGAAYIENFALKVFMSADNDDRAGNTGKATIRKFVVAGQFIEVLRCFEHGMTEEMEQKLQYARWKAADGAKALREGRTPKPGPLTEDEALLPAPPAGSPDGLSQGVHSPPNALSGSRNGSFSSTVRPTVPSPPAMSPRLSPSQNPQNNTNVDVAPLDACTADNLGTTRSQNSGSGAWSTVATPGLPDDENSQIHFDLNRTEVPPSNALGTPLEERSPSGERRNVRFTGPDGAPLSPASTYNTVSSYDAPPPPPPTYISSPVASSKSLSSAPSVPVVGDPPEGRPRGDSSASARSNDRHNQPATHIPEVSARGAASATTIPKPKTAPTSSSGPRTSAVPSLINVPPAPPPSLASVPSLPPTLHPQSHDLGLTSPPISLTPAPKSLSRKDVEQTQKHAKWAISALDFDDYETAKSELRKALDLLGG from the exons ATGCAAAACGTGAATATCCCGGCTGATTCAGTGCCGCTAGGCCTGAAGCATATCGAACAAATCCTCAAGAGGGCAAAAGAGCTCAAACAAGCTGAGCCTATCGTCTCTTATTGGT GCTCCTTCTCTGCCGCTCAGAAGGCTTTGAAGGTGCAAAACAGAACCAAAGAAGACACCTTATTTCTCATGTCCCTTATTGATGCATTGGAGCAG ATGAAAGTCATCATGGGAAACAATGAAGCCATCCACAGTGAGGCAGCCGGTGCCGCATACATTGAAAACTTTGCTCTTAAGGTATTCATGTCTGCCGATAATGACGACCGCGCTGGTAATACGGGAAA AGCGACAATAAGGAAGTTCGTTGTAGCCGGACAATTTATAGAAGTTCTCCGTTGTTTTGAGCATGGTATGACAGAAGAG ATGGAGCAAAAACTGCAGTACGCGAGATGGAAGGCCGCGGACGGCGCAAAAGCTTTACGAGAAGGGAGGACACCAAAACCCGGACCGC TTACGGAGGACGAGgctctccttcctgctcCGCCAGCTGGCTCCCCAGATGGGTTGTCCCAAGGTGTCCATTCGCCTCCTAATGCTCTCAGTGGATCTCGAAATGGCTCCTTCTCGTCCACTGTCCGCCCAACAGTTCCTTCGCCACCCGCAATGTCACCTCGCCTCTCACCGTCTCAAAACCCCCAAAACAATACCAATGTCGACGTGGCCCCCCTCGATGCCTGTACAGCTGATAACTTAGGCACAACGAGAAGTCAAAATAGCGGGTCTGGAGCTTGGAGCACAGTGGCCACTCCCGGTTTGCCTGACGATGAGAATTCCCAGATCCACTTCGATCTCAACAGGACCGAGGTTCCTCCGTCGAATGCATTGGGTACACCTCTCGAGGAGAGGTCTCCTTCTggcgagaggaggaatgtgAGATTTACGGGTCCCGATGGAGCGCCTCTTTCTCCAGCTTCGACATACAACACTGTTTCGTCATACGATGCCCCtccgccgccaccacccACTTATATTTCCTCCCCTGTGGCCTCCTCGAAATCGCTCTCGTCTGCGCCTTCCGTTCCAGTAGTGGGCGACCCACCCGAAGGTCGTCCAAGGGGCGACTCATCAGCTTCAGCACGGTCTAACGATCGTCACAACCAACCTGCGACGCACATCCCGGAAGTCAGTGCACGTGGGGCTGCATCTGCCACCACCATTCCCAAACCAAAGACTGCCCCTACTTCCAGCTCGGGCCCTCGCACGTCCGCTGTTCCTTCGTTGATCAATGTACCGCCTGCTCCACCTCCCTCTCTTGCGTCtgtcccttccctcccaccgactctccatcctcaatcCCACGATTTAGGCTTGACGTCTCCGCCCATATCGTTAACACCTGCGCCTAAGAGTCTGAGCAGGAAAGATGTCGAGCAGACGCAAAAACACGCAAAATGGGCCATCAGTGCGTTGGACTTTGATGATTACGAGACCGCAAAAAGTGAATTGAGGAAAGCTTTGGATTTGCTAGGCGGATAA